Part of the Gallalistipes aquisgranensis genome, CTCGTTCGTCATTGCCGTGGAGAGTCTGCGCAAGGCGCTCAACGTGATCCACGATTCGTTCTTCCTCTCCGATTATCAGGTGCTCAATATCTTCGTGGCGGGTGTGGGGCTGGTAGGGCGCAATCTGTTGGACCAGATACGCCAGCAGCAACTCAAGTTGCAGCAGGACAATTCGCTGCAAATCCGGATCGTGGGGATCACCAACTCCCGTAAATATGTCGTGGACCGGGGCGGCATCGACCTTTCGCGGTGGCGTCAGCGGCTGGATGAATCGGAGAACGACGCTTCGCCGGAGAGATTCGCGGACGAAATCCTGAAGATGAATATTTTCAACTCCGTATTCGTGGATTGTACGGCCAGTCCCGATATTGCGGCGCTGTACAAGCGGCTGCTCGACCGCAACGTTTCGGTCGTGACGGCCAACAAGATCGCCGCTTCGTCCGAATACGAGGTGTACAGCCAGCTCAAGTGTACGGCCCGCAAACGGGGTGTGAAATTCCTTTTCGAAACCAACGTCGGGGCCGGGCTCCCGATCATCAATACGATCAGCGACTTGATCAACAGCGGTGATAAGATTCTGAAGATCGAAGCGGTCGTGTCCGGTACGCTCAACTATATTTTCAACGTGATGAGCGAGACCGTGCCGATGAGCCGGGCGATCCTCATGGCGAAAGAGGCCGGTTATGCCGAGCCCGATCCTCGGGTCGATCTGAGCGGGACGGACGTGATCCGGAAGCTGGTGATTCTCTCCCGCGAGGCTGGTTACCGTATCGAACAGTCGGACGTGAAGAAAAATCTGTTCATTCCCGAAAAATATTTCGAAGGGAGCGTCGAGGAGTTCTGGCGTACGATTCCCGAGGTGGATGCCGATTTCGAACGCCGCCGCCGGGAGGTGGAGGCGGCCGGCCGGCGTTGGCGCTTCATCGCCACGCTCGATAACGGCCGTGCCGAAGTGGCCCTGCGCGAGGTGGACAGTCTCAGTCCGTTCTACAATCTGGAGGGTAGCAACAACGTGATTTCACTGACTACGGAACGTTACCGGGAGTATCCCATGCAGATCAAGGGATACGGTGCGGGAGCGGGAGTGACGGCTGCCGGTGTTTTCGCGGACATTATCAGCATAGCCAATATCTGACGCCATGAAATACATCATCATACTGGGTGACGGCATGGCCGACGATCCGGTCGGATCGCCCGGCGGCCGCACGCCGATGCAGGCGGCCGAAACGCCGTGGATGGACCGTCTGGCCCGCGAGGGGCGGACGGGAATGTTGCACACCGTTCCCGAAGGGTTCCATCCGGGCAGCGAGATCGCCAACCTTTCGGTGTTGGGATACGATGTGGCGAAGGTGTTCGAGGGACGCGGCTCGCTCGAAGCGGCCAGCATGGGCGTGCCGATCGCGGAGGGGGAGATGGCCATGCGCTGCAATCTGATCTGTGTCGAAGAGGGCCGGATCAAAAATCATTCGGCCGGCCATATCGCGAATGCCGAAGCGCACGAACTGATCGCTTTCCTGCAACGGGAGTTGGGCGGTGACCGGGTCGGTTTCTTCCCGGGAGTCTCCTACCGGCACCTGCTGAAAATGAAGGGGGGAGACAAGCGTCTCGTCTGTACGCCGCCGCACGATGTGCCCGGCGTTCCGTTCGCCGATGTCATGATCCGTCCGGAGGTCGGAGAGGCCCGCGGAACGGCCGATTTTCTGAATGATTTGATTCTTCGCTCCCAGGAGTTGCTGGCCGCTCATCCCGTGAACGTGAGGCGGAGGGCCGAGGGAAAGGACCCCGCCAATTCAATCTGGCTCTGGTCCCCGGGTTACCGGCCCCGGATGGAAACCCTCTCCGAAAAGTACGGTTTCGCCGGTGGTTCGGTCATTTCGGCGGTCGATCTGATCAAGGGGATCGGTATTTATGCCGGTCTGAAGTCGATCGACGTGGAGGGCGCTACGGGGCTGTACGATACGAATTACGAGGGAAAGGCCGCAGCGGCCATCGGAGCGCTTCGCCGGGACGATTTCGTATTCCTGCATATCGAGGCCAGCGATGAAGCGGGCCACGAAGGGGATTACGAGTTGAAAAAGACGACGGTGGAGTATCTGGACCTCCGCGCCGTGGGACCCGTGGTGGAGGCGGTGCTGGGGATGGGTGAACCGGTGCGCATTGCTGTATTGCCCGATCATCCTACGCCCTGTCGGTTGCGGACCCATACATCCGACCCGGTGCCTTTCCTGATCTGGGGGGCGGGGATCGAGCCGGACGGCGTGGAACGTTTCGATGAACTTTCCGTGCGGGACGGAGGGTTTGGGGAGATCGAAGGCTCCCACTTTATGGATATTCTGACCGGAAAATAGTCGTTATGTTGTATTACAGTACAGGTAAAAATGCGCCCGACGCCACGCTGGCCGAGGCCGTAACGCGGGGGCTCGCACCCGATCGGGGTCTCTATATGCCCCGCCGGATCGAACGCCTGCCCGATTCCTTCTTCGCAGGAATCGACCGTCTTTCGTTCCATGAAATCGCCTGCCGGGTGGCGGAAGCCTTTTTCGGGGAGGACATTCCCCGGGAGGAACTCGACCGGATCGTCTGCGATACGCTTTCGTTCGATACTCCCGTGGTGAAGGTGAGAGAAAGTATCTGGGCGCTTGAATTGTTCCACGGTCCCACGTTGGCCTTCAAGGATGTCGGGGCCCGTTTCATGGCCCGGATGCTGGCGCATTTCATCGCCCGGTCGGGACGGAGGGAGAAAGTTACCGTGCTGGTGGCCACATCGGGCGATACGGGAAGTGCCGTGGCCAACGGTTTCCTCGGGGTGGAGGGAATCGACGTGGTGGTGCTCTATCCCAAGGGGAAGGTGAGCGAAATCCAGGAGAAACAGTTCGCCACGCTCGGCCGGAACATTACGGCCCTGGAGGTGGACGGCACGTTCGACGACTGTCAGCGGTTGGTCAAAAGCGCTTTCCTGGACGGAGACCTTACGCGCCGGCTGACCCTCACTTCGGCCAATTCGATCAACGTGGCCCGCTTCCTTCCCCAGTCCTTCTACTATTTCCATGCCTATGCCCGGATGAAACGGGCGGGGGCGGCGGACCGTCTCGTCGTCTGCGTACCCAGCGGCAATTTCGGAAACATCACGGCCGGATTGTTCGCCGCACGCATGGGGCTGCCCGTGGCCCGTTTTATCGCGGCCAACAACCGGAACGACATCTTCCTGCAATATCTCGAAACGGGAGTCTACGCTCCCCGGCCTTCGGTAGCGACCGTGGCCAACGCCATGGATGTGGGCGATCCGAGCAATTTCGCCCGTATTCTCGATCTCTACGACGGTGACTGGCAGACGATCCGGTCGGAGATTTCGGGATACCGCTACGATGACGACCGGATACGGGCCGCTGTCGCCCGGGTAGACAGGGAGTGCGGTTATCTGCTCGACCCGCACGGCGCCTGCGGTTATCTGGCTCTGGAAGAGGGGCTGAAACCGGGAGAGACGGGGCTGTTCCTCGAAACGGCCCATCCTGCCAAATTCCGCGATACGGTGGAGCCCGTGATCGGCCGGAGCGTGGAGATTCCCGAGCGGTTGCGCCGTTTTATGGAGGGGGAGAAACTCTCCGTCGGAATATCTGCGGATTTCGGGGATTTCAAAGACTATCTGCTTTCCCGATAATATCCTGCCGCGTGATATGGCTTCGCGGACGCATACGGGCGCGCGTGCCTATTTCAGCTCTTCGATCTCCTGGATGCCGGTCCGGGTCAGTACGATCCGGTACCGTTTGTAATCGGTGCGGGCATCGTATTGGAACTGCATCACCAGGTTGAGGTAATAGACCTTGTCGCTGGCCGTGATCCGGGGCGTTCCCTCCGCATCCAGCGCGTAAATGGGAATCTGGGGGTTGTCCATCTTCTGTGTGAAGGAGTTCATGTGCAGCCGGATGATTTCATGGATGCCGGCGATGGAGTAGCGGTTCGAACCGCTCAGTTTCCTACGGTCGATCCGCACCATTTTGCGGTAGAGGATAATCTTCTCGTCGCTGATCCGGTTCTCCGCTTCGAGCAGGGGCGAACGGCTCCGTATCTCCATTACCTGCCGGGGAACCTTGCCGTCCGTAATGAAGTCCACGCCCTCTTTGCTCCATCCGATGGTATCTTCCTTGATGCCGATGGTCGTCTTGTTGTCGAAATAGCGGCTGCCGAGCCGGTGGGCGAAATAGTACCGCATCAGCTCCTTGATCCGGTCCTTGAGCATATAGCTCACCACCAGTGCCACGAACAGCGGCATGGTGAAATTGCCGTATTTCATCTGAAACGAAAAGGCCACAGTGGTAGCGAAGATCATCGACAGTCCCGCTGCCAGGCTGTAATAGACCTGTTCCACCCACACGGCGTCCTTCTTGCGGCGGGCGTTGAGGAAAAGATCGCTTTCTACGTATTTTTTCAGCACTCCGTGGCGGAACAGCAATGCCCTGTTGTGGTCCGGGCTTTCCGTCTCCGCGTTCAGGTATCCCTGCCTGCGGCGATACTCCTCTTCCTCCCTCACCAGTTTCGTGAGCGCTGCGATCCGTTCGGCGAACCGTGTCTCCGAAAGCGTCTGCAACCGTCGGATCAGCCGCAGGGTATGCTGTATCAGCAAATTGCTCATGAATTCGTCGCCGAACAGGAAGTAATCGAGCATCCGGGGCGGAACGGACGCTGTGTCGACCGTCTTTCGCTGCTCCCGGTAGCGGGACATGACGGTGCGGACCTGTGTGCGGTAACTCTCCGTGAGGTAGTCGATGTCTTCGGGAACGGTCGCCCCGAGGATATGCCGCACTTCGTCGCGTACGGAGCTTTTGAAGATGGCCGAAAACATTTTGATCTGGTACTCGTATTCGGCAGCGGCGGCTTTGGCGGGGGATTCGGCCAGTGATGCGAACGCTTCCCGCAGGTGGCGGAGGGGCACGGCTTCGCCCGATGCGATCTCCCCGAGCGGAAAGATGGGAGTGATGAGCCGGGTATTGGTGTTGACGTCGCGGTAGAACTGGGTTTTCGTGTAGGTGGCCGGATTGATGTCCAGACTGTTCGGCACGAAAATCCATGTGTTCATCCGGAACGTGTTTTCCGACAGGTCGTCGCCCCATGTGAGGAATCCGACCTTGAATTCCAGCGAAAACTTATCGTGGATTTTTACCTGTATCTCGATCATGACTTCCCTGCGGCATTGGTTCAGGTATGAAGGTACGAAATTTTAACCGTTCCGCCACGGACAGACGGACGGAATGTTCACCATTTCGTGTAGGGTTTCCGGCAGAGATAGGCGTTGTAGTAGCGTTTGTCTCCCGTGACCTCTTTGCCCAGCCATTCCGGTCTGTCGAACGGTTCGTTTTCGTCGGTCAGTTCGATCTCCGCCATTGTGAGCCCCTCGTTCTCTCCGAAGAATTCATCCACTTCGAACGTGTGACCTCCGAACGGGACGAAATGGCGGATCTTGTCGATCGACCCCGTCTCGCAAAGAGGCAGCAGCGCTTCGGCATCCGCGACCGGGATCGGGTGCTCCCATTCGAACCGGGTGGTCCCCGATGCGTTTCCCGCCCCTTTGACCGTCAGGAAGCCTTTGTCGTCGGCGATCCGTACACGTACCGAGCGTTCCGGAACCGAGCAGAGATAGCCCTGCACGATGCGGATGCTGTGGGAAACGTGGCTTTTGTAGTCGCCCGAGATCAGAAATTTCCGCTCTGTTTCCTGGTTCATATCTTATGGTTAAGGACAAGTAAAGATAATACAAATCCGGAATGTAACGAAATAGTCGGAAGGGATTCCCTGTGTCGGAAGTTCTCGTTCCGGGGAGAAGAGAAAGCCGGAACCGGAGCTCCGGTTCCGGCTTTTGTACGGAAGGGAGGGGTCAGGCTTTCGGAGCCTCCTGCGACAGGTGGACGTCCATTTGCGGGAACGGAATGCTGATTCCCTTTTCCGCGAAGGTTTTGTAGACTTTCTCGTTCAGGTCGAAATAGACGCTCCAGTAGTCCGGTGTGGCGGTCCAGGCCCGGACGACGATGTTGACCGAGCTGTCGCCCAGGCTGTGCAGGGCGATGAAATAGGCCGGGTCTTTCTGTACGCGCGGGTCTTTTTCCAGCAGGTCGGTCAGGATGGCTTTGGCTTCGTCGTAGCTGTCCCCGTAGGCGATGCCGAACATCCAGTCCACCCGGCGCCGTTCCTCTTTGGAGTAGTTGTTGACGATGCCCGTGGAGATGCCTCCGTTGGGGATGATGATGGTCTTGTTGTCCACCGTGTTGAGCACCGTGTTGAAAAGCCGTATCTCCTTGACCGTGCCGCTCTGTCCCTGTGCCTCGATGTAGTCGCCGACCCGGTAGGGTTTCAGAATGAGGATCATCACTCCGCCCGCGAAGTTCTGGAGTGTTCCGCTTAGGGCCATACCGACGGCCAGACCTGCCGAAGCGAAGAGGGCGACGAACGAGGTGGTGTCGATTCCCAGAATGCCGACGATAATGATGATAAGGAAGAGCGTCAGCGAAATCTGTACGAAACTTTGCAGGAACGACCGCAGGGATACGTCCACCTCCCGTTTTTCGAACAGCCGGGCCAAAAACCTGCGTACGGCCCGGATCAGCCAGCGGCCGATGAAGTAGATGACCAGGGCCACGAGGATTTTCAGCGCGATCTCCACGACGTTGCGCGTAACCATCTGTATGATGTCTTCCACGGACATGCTGGAGAGCTTTTCCAGTTTTTGTTCGAATTCGGCCTTGCGCACCGAATCGGGCACGACTTTGAGTTCCGGTACGGTGGCGGACTGTGCCAGAATGAACGAATAGGCGGAGGAGAGTAGGGACATGGCGGATAGTTTTAATTTTCAGTTTTATGGCAGATACAAAACGTATGCAAAGATAATAGAATCGGCCGGAGGGCGAAAATCTTTTACTCAAAAAGTACCTTTGTTTTTGCGGAGAGGCGTGGGATTCCCTCTCCCGGAGAAGGGGCGGAAAATCCCGAAACGAAACTGGTTCGATGAATGCGTGTGCGAATCTTGCTTCGGGCGGACCTGCGGACGGTCTGCCTGTCCCCCGGCGCTATTGGGCGATTCTCGCCATTGCGATGGGGATCACGCTTTCCGTGCTCGACGGGGCGATCGCCAATGTGGCCCTGCCGACCATCGCATCCGATCTGAATGCCAGCCCTGCCACCTCCATTTGGGTGGTGAACGCCTACCAGTTGGCTACGGTGGTCTCGCTGCTGTCGCTCTCTGCGCTGGGCGACATGATCGGGTACCGGAAAATCTATGTTTCCGGACTGGTCGTCTTCACCCTTGCCTCGCTGGCCTGTACCTTGTCGCGCTCGCTGGCGGCGCTCACGCTGGCCCGGATGCTGCAGGGGTTCGGTTCGGCGGCCATCGCCAGCGTCAACACCTCCCTGATCCGCGTTATCTATCCCCGGCACTTTCTGGGACGGGGAATGGGGATCAATGCATTGGTCGTGGCTGTCTCTTCGGCAGCAGGGCCCACGGTGGCCGCCGGAGTGCTCTCCGTCGCCTCGTGGCCGTGGCTTTTCGCCGTCAATCTGCCGGTGGGGGTTGCCGCGTTTGTGTTGAGTCGCCGGTTCCTGCCCGATAATCCCGTAAAAGTGAAAGGACGGCATTTCGACTGGCGGGACGGTGTGCTCAATGCCCTTACGTTCGGTCTGCTGATCGCTTCCATCGAAGGGTACGCCCATGGAATGGGTGTCGGACATATCGTTCCCGGAATCGCAGGAGCGTGTGTCGTGGGATATTTTTTCGTCCGCCGTCAGTTGCATAGTCCGTTTCCGATTCTGCCGCTCGATCTGCTGAGAATACCGATTTTCTCGCTCTCCATCCTCACTTCGGTCTGCTCGTTCCTGGCCCAGATGCTGGCGATGGTCTCCCTGCCGTTTTTCCTTCAGGGGGTGCTCGGGCGGGACGAGGTCGGCACGGGATTGCTGATGACGGCGTGGCCCGTGGCGATCGTGTTCACGGCTCCCGTGGCCGGTTTGCTCGTGGAACGCGTACATGCGGGAATTTTAGGGGCCGTCGGGCTGTCGATCTTCGCAGCCGGGCTGTTCTGCACCGCCTGCCTGCCCGCCGTTCCGACCGACGGGGCGATTCTCTGGCGGCTGGCTCTGTGCGGATTGGGTTTCGGGTTGTTCCAGTCGCCGAACAACAGCATCATCATCTCGTCGGCGCCGGCCGGCCGTAGCGGAGGGGCGAGCGGCATGCTGGCCACGGCGCGTCTGCTGGGGCAGACCACGGGAGCCGCGCTGGTTGCCCTCTTTTTTCATCTGTTCCCTGCGGAGGGCATGCATGTGTGCCTGTTCGTAGGAGGAACGCTGGCCGGGATCGGGGCTGTGGTCAGCAGTCTCCGGATCTCGCAGCCCCTGCCCGAGGCGTTGAGACGTCCCGGGAAATGAACGGAAAACGGGAACCGTGTATCCCGGTTCCCGTTCCTGTGAATCGAAAGGAAAAGGTTATTCCCTATCGTAGATATTTACCTGCAGTTTTGCCATCATACGTTCCGTCTTTTCCCGGGCTTCCCGCACGTCTTTCCCCCGGGCCAGCAGAACGGCCATGCGGCGGTGCCCCTGTACTTCCGGTTTGCCGAAAATACGCATTTGCGTCTCCGGTTCGGACAGCACATGGTCCAGATTGGCGAACTCCACCCGGTTCGAGTTGCCCTCCACGACCACTGCACGCGAGGCCGAAGGTCCATGGAACGCGATGTCGGGTATCGGCAGGCCGAGCACGGCACGCACGTGCAGGGCGAATTCCGAAAGGTCCTGTGAGATCATCGTCACCATGCCCGTGTCGTGCGGACGGGGGGATACCTCGCTGAAGATCACCCGGTCGCCCTGTACGAAAAGCTCCACCCCGAACAGTCCCCGGCCTCCCAGCGCATCGGTCACCTTGCGGGCGATTTCTCTGGCCTGCTCCCGTGCCTGAGGGGTCATGGGCTGCGGCTGCCACGATTCGCGGTAGTCGCCGTCTTCCTGATGGTGTCCGATTGGTTCCAGGAACGACGTGCCTCCTGCATGGCGCACGGTGAGCAGCGTGATTTCGTAGTCGAATCTGACGAATCCCTCCACGATCACCTTGCCGGCTCCGGCACGTCCCCCTTCCTGGGAATAGGCCCATGCCCGGGCCGTGTCTTCAGGTCCCCTGACCACGCTTTGTCCGTGGCCCGACGAACTCATCACCGGTTTGACCACACAGGGATAGCCGATCTCGGCGACCGCCCGGTCGAATTCCTCCCGTGTGGAGGCGAAACGGTAGGGCGATGTGGGCAGGCCCAATTCTTCGGCTGCCAGCCTGCGGATACCCTCCCGGTTCATGGTGAGCCGGGTGGCCCGGGCCGTCGGAATGACATTGAATCCTTCCTTCTCCAGCTCGACGAGTGTGTCGGTGGCGATCGCCTCGATTTCGGGAATGATGTAGTCGGGTTTTTCCCTTTCGATGATCTCCCGCAGGCTTTTGCCATCGAGCATGGACACCACGTAAGAGCGGTGGGCGACCTGCATGGCGGGTGCGTTTTCGTATTTGTCCAGCGCCACGACCTCCACTCCGAAACGTTGGAGTTCGATGGCGACCTCTTTGCCCAGTTCGCCCGCTCCGCAAAGCAGTGCCTTGCGTCCGACGGACGTGAATGGGGTGCCTATTTTCACCATGATTTTCCTGTTTAGGTTTTTTCAGTGCCCCAAAGATAGAAAATCCTGGTTAAAAATATTCTGCCGAGCCGGTTTTTCCGCGGGTTCCGTGTCAGATGTCGATCGACTCGTCCGACTCGTCCCAGTTGCCTATTTCGAAATCGCTGCCTGTCGACGAGGAAGAGTAGATCTCTCCGATTTCGATCGTCAGGTTGCGCATGTTGTTGCGCGACAGCGGAGAGGTCAGCCGGGACTGATAGGTCTTGATGTCTCCGTTTTCGAGTGTCAGGACGATCGTCAGGAGCGGATCGGGGCCCGTGGGGAAGAAGGTGACCCGGTTGTAGGCGCTGTACCGGCTCGGACTGAACTTGAGCGGTACGGCGACTGTCTTGGTCATGTCGCTCGGTTCGCCCGTGGTTACGTCGAGCCATTGCGCTACCGAACCGACCGTGACGAGAATACTCTCTATGGCCGGGTCGATCTGCTTTCCGTCTTTCGACGTGAGGATGACGTTAAGACCCGTGACGACCCGTTGCAGGTTCGTCCCGATGTTCTGTTCTCCGATGTGTATCTCCTGGGTGGCGAACACGTAATCGGGAGTGTTCCAGTAGAGCGTGTCCGGCGATGTCTTTTTTCTCAATCCGTATTTCTGTTGGGATAGGTCGGCACCCAGCGTCAGGGCCGGACTGTGGATTTCGGGGTAGGTGATGACCGTGTCGGGCGGCAGGGTCTGTCCCCAGTAGATCAGATTGTAGGTGCCCACCGGCAGCAGAAGCTGTGCGGACGGGGCTTCGGGATGGATGCTGCCTGCATTGATGAGATAGGAGGCCGGGAATACCTGTCTTTTGGGGATGGCTCCCCGGTAGTTCC contains:
- a CDS encoding cofactor-independent phosphoglycerate mutase; protein product: MKYIIILGDGMADDPVGSPGGRTPMQAAETPWMDRLAREGRTGMLHTVPEGFHPGSEIANLSVLGYDVAKVFEGRGSLEAASMGVPIAEGEMAMRCNLICVEEGRIKNHSAGHIANAEAHELIAFLQRELGGDRVGFFPGVSYRHLLKMKGGDKRLVCTPPHDVPGVPFADVMIRPEVGEARGTADFLNDLILRSQELLAAHPVNVRRRAEGKDPANSIWLWSPGYRPRMETLSEKYGFAGGSVISAVDLIKGIGIYAGLKSIDVEGATGLYDTNYEGKAAAAIGALRRDDFVFLHIEASDEAGHEGDYELKKTTVEYLDLRAVGPVVEAVLGMGEPVRIAVLPDHPTPCRLRTHTSDPVPFLIWGAGIEPDGVERFDELSVRDGGFGEIEGSHFMDILTGK
- the thrC gene encoding threonine synthase: MLYYSTGKNAPDATLAEAVTRGLAPDRGLYMPRRIERLPDSFFAGIDRLSFHEIACRVAEAFFGEDIPREELDRIVCDTLSFDTPVVKVRESIWALELFHGPTLAFKDVGARFMARMLAHFIARSGRREKVTVLVATSGDTGSAVANGFLGVEGIDVVVLYPKGKVSEIQEKQFATLGRNITALEVDGTFDDCQRLVKSAFLDGDLTRRLTLTSANSINVARFLPQSFYYFHAYARMKRAGAADRLVVCVPSGNFGNITAGLFAARMGLPVARFIAANNRNDIFLQYLETGVYAPRPSVATVANAMDVGDPSNFARILDLYDGDWQTIRSEISGYRYDDDRIRAAVARVDRECGYLLDPHGACGYLALEEGLKPGETGLFLETAHPAKFRDTVEPVIGRSVEIPERLRRFMEGEKLSVGISADFGDFKDYLLSR
- a CDS encoding CYTH domain-containing protein; the encoded protein is MNQETERKFLISGDYKSHVSHSIRIVQGYLCSVPERSVRVRIADDKGFLTVKGAGNASGTTRFEWEHPIPVADAEALLPLCETGSIDKIRHFVPFGGHTFEVDEFFGENEGLTMAEIELTDENEPFDRPEWLGKEVTGDKRYYNAYLCRKPYTKW
- a CDS encoding mechanosensitive ion channel family protein, with protein sequence MSLLSSAYSFILAQSATVPELKVVPDSVRKAEFEQKLEKLSSMSVEDIIQMVTRNVVEIALKILVALVIYFIGRWLIRAVRRFLARLFEKREVDVSLRSFLQSFVQISLTLFLIIIIVGILGIDTTSFVALFASAGLAVGMALSGTLQNFAGGVMILILKPYRVGDYIEAQGQSGTVKEIRLFNTVLNTVDNKTIIIPNGGISTGIVNNYSKEERRRVDWMFGIAYGDSYDEAKAILTDLLEKDPRVQKDPAYFIALHSLGDSSVNIVVRAWTATPDYWSVYFDLNEKVYKTFAEKGISIPFPQMDVHLSQEAPKA
- a CDS encoding MFS transporter; this translates as MNACANLASGGPADGLPVPRRYWAILAIAMGITLSVLDGAIANVALPTIASDLNASPATSIWVVNAYQLATVVSLLSLSALGDMIGYRKIYVSGLVVFTLASLACTLSRSLAALTLARMLQGFGSAAIASVNTSLIRVIYPRHFLGRGMGINALVVAVSSAAGPTVAAGVLSVASWPWLFAVNLPVGVAAFVLSRRFLPDNPVKVKGRHFDWRDGVLNALTFGLLIASIEGYAHGMGVGHIVPGIAGACVVGYFFVRRQLHSPFPILPLDLLRIPIFSLSILTSVCSFLAQMLAMVSLPFFLQGVLGRDEVGTGLLMTAWPVAIVFTAPVAGLLVERVHAGILGAVGLSIFAAGLFCTACLPAVPTDGAILWRLALCGLGFGLFQSPNNSIIISSAPAGRSGGASGMLATARLLGQTTGAALVALFFHLFPAEGMHVCLFVGGTLAGIGAVVSSLRISQPLPEALRRPGK
- the purT gene encoding formate-dependent phosphoribosylglycinamide formyltransferase, encoding MVKIGTPFTSVGRKALLCGAGELGKEVAIELQRFGVEVVALDKYENAPAMQVAHRSYVVSMLDGKSLREIIEREKPDYIIPEIEAIATDTLVELEKEGFNVIPTARATRLTMNREGIRRLAAEELGLPTSPYRFASTREEFDRAVAEIGYPCVVKPVMSSSGHGQSVVRGPEDTARAWAYSQEGGRAGAGKVIVEGFVRFDYEITLLTVRHAGGTSFLEPIGHHQEDGDYRESWQPQPMTPQAREQAREIARKVTDALGGRGLFGVELFVQGDRVIFSEVSPRPHDTGMVTMISQDLSEFALHVRAVLGLPIPDIAFHGPSASRAVVVEGNSNRVEFANLDHVLSEPETQMRIFGKPEVQGHRRMAVLLARGKDVREAREKTERMMAKLQVNIYDRE
- a CDS encoding FimB/Mfa2 family fimbrial subunit, which translates into the protein MKKGITLFMLPLLLAACSDDNTKEKEWGHSTAQLVSPRVRITQAQSPFTGYLEIYPCTQGTYTYYGNYRGAIPKRQVFPASYLINAGSIHPEAPSAQLLLPVGTYNLIYWGQTLPPDTVITYPEIHSPALTLGADLSQQKYGLRKKTSPDTLYWNTPDYVFATQEIHIGEQNIGTNLQRVVTGLNVILTSKDGKQIDPAIESILVTVGSVAQWLDVTTGEPSDMTKTVAVPLKFSPSRYSAYNRVTFFPTGPDPLLTIVLTLENGDIKTYQSRLTSPLSRNNMRNLTIEIGEIYSSSSTGSDFEIGNWDESDESIDI